Proteins from a genomic interval of Quercus robur chromosome 9, dhQueRobu3.1, whole genome shotgun sequence:
- the LOC126699074 gene encoding putative wall-associated receptor kinase-like 16 has protein sequence MGFHSMLVLVTWVGVMLTAIMAAPAIEYPLALPNCSDSCGDVKIPYPFGTTEGCYWKESGDFFINCSKSYGQPQPMSGNVPVTNISIEGEMNILMYNAIDCYNRSGTPLETIKIEPSLTGVPSFTVSITNKFVAVGCDTYALLRGTLKDEPFTTGCVSTCNSTHSIVNGDCSGIGCCHIDIPEGLKDIDFAAYSFKNHSDVRSFNPCSFAFIIQKDKFNFSSAYLTSLQNNESLPMVLDWAIGNETCEVALNKVNYICGANSTCSDLKNGSGPGYRCKCKEGYYGNPYLKDGCQDIDECKEEKKCPVKQICVNEVGSYRCSCIKGYRKVEEASCVPKSSLTIYLAVGISIISLLVLLLGCSWIYWGLKKRKFIKLKEKFFQQNGGLLLKQQLSNHQKSIETTKIFTTEELKKATNNYDKSRVLGQGGFGTVYRGVLSDNTIVAIKKSKIGDQSQIEQFINEMIVLTQINHRNVVKLFGCCLETEVPLLVYEFITNGTLSNHVHDKSLSSLLSWEKRLKIAIEIAGALAYLHSSTSTSIIHRDVKTANILLDDDYTAKVADFGASRLVPLDQTQLNTLVQGTWGYLDPEYMQTSQLTEKSDVYSFGVVMAELLTGKKALSFDRSENDRNLAISFVSAIKEDCLLQILEDHIVSEGNIEQLKEIANLAKWCLSLRGEDRPFMKEVAKELERLRSMEKTPLGNIDVDGKKTEDLLSATSHSFNIDVGTGCSTSTTTEYDSIKEQVLKSMEDGR, from the exons ATGGGTTTTCATTCGATGCTTGTGCTAGTCACCTGGGTTGGTGTGATGTTAACAGCAATAATGGCAGCCCCAGCAATAGAATATCCATTAGCCTTGCCTAACTGCTCCGACAGCTGTGGGGATGTAAAAATTCCATATCCCTTTGGCACAACTGAAGGTTGTTACTGGAAAGAAAGTGGAGACTTTTTTATCAACTGTAGCAAATCGTACGGCCAACCTCAACCAATGAGCGGAAACGTCCCCGTTACAAACATTTCCATCGAAGGAGAGATGAACATCTTGATGTATAACGCCATTGACTGTTACAACCGGTCGGGTACGCCTCTGGAAACGATCAAAATCGAACCAAGTCTCACGGGCGTCCCTAGTTTCACAGTTTCCATCACGAACAAGTTCGTGGCAGTTGGCTGTGACACTTACGCATTACTTCGTGGTACTCTCAAAGATGAACCGTTTACCACCGGCTGCGTGTCCACATGTAACAGCACACACAGTATTGTAAATGGGGATTGCTCTGGGATTGGGTGTTGCCATATAGATATTCCTGAAGGTTTGAAAGATATTGATTTTGCAGCATATAGCTTTAAAAACCACAGTGATGTCAGGTCTTTCAATCCATGCAGCTTTGCCTTTATTATCCAGAAAGACAAGTTCAATTTCTCCTCAGCTTATCTAACCAGTCTACAAAACAATGAAAGCTTGCCAATGGTTCTTGATTGGGCAATTGGTAACGAGACGTGTGAAGTTGCTCTGAACAAAGTGAATTACATATGTGGAGCAAATAGCACTTGTTCTGATCTCAAAAATGGTTCTGGTCCTGGGTACCGTTGCAAGTGCAAGGAAGGTTACTATGGGAACCCATACCTCAAAGATGGTTGCCAAG ACATTGACGAAtgcaaagaggaaaaaaaatgcccGGTAAAACAAATTTGTGTTAATGAAGTCGGGAGTTATCGTTGTTCGTGCATCAAAGGATACCGTAAGGTTGAAGAAGCATCATGTGTTCCTAAATCATCACTAACAATTTACCTCGCGGTTG GTATCAGCATAATCAGCCTCTTAGTACTGCTTCTGGGATGTTCTTGGATATATTGGggattgaaaaaaagaaagttcatCAAACTCAAAGAAAAATTCTTCCAACAAAATGGTGGCTTATTGTTAAAACAGCAACTCTCTAATCACCAAAAGTCTATTGAGACAACCAAAATCTTTACTACAGAAGAGCTCAAAAAGGCCACCAACAACTATGACAAGAGTAGAGTCCTTGGCCAAGGAGGCTTCGGAACTGTGTATAGAGGAGTATTATCAGATAACACAATAGTTGCCATTAAGAAGTCCAAAATTGGTGATCAAAGCCAAATCGAGCAATTCATAAATGAAATGATTGTTCTTACCCAAATTAACCATAGGAATGTGGTTAAGCTATTTGGTTGTTGTCTAGAAACAGAAGTTCCCTTACTAGTTTATGAATTCATCACAAATGGGACTCTTTCCAATCACGTTCATGATAAAAGTCTATCATCCTTACTTTCATGGGAGAAACGTCTGAAAATTGCAATAGAAATTGCAGGAGCACTTGCATACTTGCATTCATCAACTTCTACGTCAATTATACACAGAGATGTGAAAACCGCAAATATACTGTTGGATGATGATTACACAGCAAAGGTGGCTGACTTTGGAGCTTCAAGGCTAGTTCCTCTTGATCAAACACAATTGAACACTTTGGTGCAAGGAACTTGGGGATACTTGGACCCAGAATACATGCAAACTAGCCAACTAACAGAAAAAAGTGATGTATATAGCTTTGGTGTTGTTATGGCAGAGTTATTAACAGGTAAGAAGGCACTTTCTTTTGATAGGTCAGAAAATGATAGAAATTTAGCCATATCTTTTGTTTCTGCTATAAAAGAGGATTGCCTACTTCAAATTCTTGAAGATCACATTGTCAGTGAGGGTAATATTGAGCAACTAAAGGAAATTGCTAATCTTGCAAAATGGTGCCTAAGTTTGAGAGGGGAGGATAGGCCTTTCATGAAAGAAGTGGCAAAGGAGCTGGAGAGATTGAGAAGTATGGAAAAAACTCCATTGGGAAACATTGATGTTGATGGAAAAAAGACTGAGGACTTGCTTAGTGCAACTAGTCACTCTTTCAACATTGACGTTGGCACTGGTTGTTCAACTAGTACAACTACTGAGTATGATAGCATCAAAGAGCAAGTATTGAAATCTATGGAAGATGGGAGATAA